The following are encoded in a window of Roseivirga misakiensis genomic DNA:
- a CDS encoding helix-turn-helix domain-containing protein, protein MKNLAFNSISDFHAYNGMPEPENPLFSASHTRVKEDKSQNCDETTGEEISLTCDFYSISLKHIVAGELVYGRTHYDCTNGTLLFTAPGQSLIFKGLVFSSEAYHICFHSDFIQGTALHEQIKKYHFFEYRVNEALHLSPKEEEQLKTIFKNVEAEYQNNQDEFSKEIILSQLETLLKYSDRFYKRQFLNRKTINQTMLSRFKDILNDYFEAGELLNKGIPTVDWLAGKLEVSHRYMSDTIKAETGKTAIDQINLFLIDEAKNMLLAPNASISETAYRLGFEYPQYFSRLFKKKTGISPKEYIQISLSN, encoded by the coding sequence ATGAAGAATTTAGCTTTCAATAGCATTAGTGACTTCCATGCCTATAACGGAATGCCAGAACCAGAGAACCCTTTGTTCAGCGCATCTCACACTAGAGTGAAGGAAGATAAATCACAAAATTGTGATGAGACGACAGGTGAGGAGATAAGCCTGACATGTGATTTTTACAGTATCAGCCTTAAGCATATTGTCGCTGGCGAATTAGTCTATGGAAGAACTCATTACGATTGTACTAACGGAACGTTGCTCTTTACCGCTCCTGGACAAAGTCTAATCTTTAAAGGACTCGTGTTTAGTTCAGAAGCCTATCATATTTGCTTCCATTCCGATTTTATTCAGGGCACGGCACTTCACGAGCAAATCAAGAAGTACCATTTCTTTGAATACCGAGTTAATGAGGCCTTGCACCTTTCTCCGAAGGAAGAAGAGCAACTTAAGACCATCTTCAAAAATGTTGAAGCCGAATATCAGAACAATCAGGATGAATTCTCCAAAGAGATCATTCTTTCTCAACTGGAAACCTTACTGAAGTATTCGGACCGTTTTTACAAAAGGCAATTCCTGAATCGAAAGACTATCAATCAAACTATGCTTTCGAGGTTTAAGGATATTTTGAATGACTATTTTGAGGCTGGCGAACTACTCAACAAGGGCATACCAACAGTAGACTGGCTGGCTGGTAAACTCGAAGTCAGTCATCGCTACATGAGTGATACGATCAAGGCTGAAACAGGCAAGACGGCCATTGATCAAATCAACCTTTTTCTGATAGATGAAGCCAAGAACATGCTTTTGGCGCCCAATGCTTCTATTTCGGAAACGGCTTATCGTCTTGGCTTTGAATACCCGCAATATTTCTCACGACTGTTTAAGAAAAAGACAGGCATAAGTCCTAAGGAGTATATTCAAATCAGTTTATCAAACTAA
- a CDS encoding beta/alpha barrel domain-containing protein, whose protein sequence is MALRTFVVVSGINNLSDARYCAGMEVNELGFNIEPDHQNYTDPTKFKEMTDWLSGVEFVGEINDPATDVANAIKDYGIKSVQISHLDQIEVALSTGLAVVYNATSIDEAVKAWDLSNQGLDYIIINNSTVNSDALKEASFPFVVSEGFQAENVIEFVESLNAKGISLTGGDEIRPGYKDFDELADILEELEIDDLAG, encoded by the coding sequence ATGGCCTTAAGAACGTTTGTAGTTGTAAGTGGCATCAACAACCTGAGTGATGCAAGATATTGTGCCGGAATGGAAGTGAATGAGTTGGGATTCAACATTGAACCCGACCATCAGAATTATACGGACCCTACAAAGTTTAAGGAAATGACAGATTGGTTGTCTGGTGTTGAATTTGTCGGTGAAATTAATGATCCAGCTACAGATGTCGCCAATGCCATCAAAGATTACGGGATTAAATCGGTTCAAATCAGTCATCTCGATCAGATTGAGGTAGCACTATCAACAGGGCTTGCTGTTGTTTACAATGCCACCTCTATTGATGAAGCCGTAAAAGCCTGGGATCTATCCAACCAAGGCTTGGATTATATAATAATCAATAACTCCACTGTAAATTCAGATGCCTTAAAGGAGGCCTCCTTTCCTTTTGTCGTTTCAGAAGGCTTTCAGGCTGAAAATGTTATTGAATTTGTTGAAAGCCTAAATGCGAAGGGAATCTCTCTTACCGGTGGTGATGAAATTAGACCTGGTTACAAAGATTTCGACGAATTGGCTGATATCCTTGAGGAATTAGAAATTGACGACTTGGCGGGATAG
- a CDS encoding alpha/beta hydrolase, translating into MENLKAGKNSVTFKSFGLDLAGDLYLPEGFDSNKKYKAIIGTSPFPQVKEQVPATYGPEMAARGFIYLGFDFIGMGESPHLPGEHMKSRYMFRLIENTWDAVSYLTSLSFVDEVYGLGVCQGGSILASACVTDRRIKKLATVSGMMAADAFQWGDPNIANYIIASSNASKQKMFETGEPDYHWVNVIDDSMTEEEFVATGTPMAADTYSYYGKDGFRGPNTVENFTNEHIADQGMQSLISIGEHYADKITQPTLVIYSPNAATAICSTNWIERLTNNPEVLTFPEFSHVQFYFKPEAVKASTDAVAEFFNKD; encoded by the coding sequence ATGGAAAATTTAAAAGCAGGAAAAAACAGTGTTACATTCAAGTCTTTCGGATTAGACCTCGCGGGTGACTTATACCTTCCGGAAGGTTTTGACTCAAATAAAAAATACAAAGCCATTATTGGTACGAGTCCTTTTCCACAGGTAAAAGAGCAAGTTCCGGCAACTTATGGACCAGAGATGGCAGCGAGAGGATTTATATACCTAGGTTTTGATTTCATAGGCATGGGAGAATCGCCTCACCTTCCAGGTGAGCACATGAAATCTCGATACATGTTTAGGCTGATTGAAAACACTTGGGATGCTGTTTCTTATTTAACTTCACTTTCGTTTGTAGATGAGGTTTACGGGCTAGGTGTATGCCAAGGTGGTTCAATCCTAGCTTCAGCTTGTGTGACAGACCGTAGAATTAAGAAGCTTGCGACTGTTTCTGGAATGATGGCAGCAGACGCTTTCCAGTGGGGTGATCCAAATATTGCAAATTATATTATCGCTTCCTCGAATGCTTCCAAACAAAAAATGTTTGAAACGGGCGAACCAGATTATCACTGGGTTAATGTCATAGACGACAGTATGACAGAAGAAGAGTTTGTTGCGACTGGAACGCCAATGGCTGCTGATACATATAGTTACTATGGAAAAGATGGATTTAGAGGTCCTAATACAGTTGAAAACTTTACTAACGAGCATATCGCTGATCAAGGTATGCAATCTCTAATTTCAATTGGAGAGCATTACGCGGATAAGATCACTCAGCCAACTCTTGTTATTTATAGTCCAAACGCAGCTACAGCAATCTGCTCTACTAACTGGATCGAGAGGCTAACAAATAATCCTGAAGTTCTTACTTTTCCAGAGTTCAGCCACGTTCAATTCTATTTCAAACCAGAGGCTGTAAAAGCATCTACTGATGCGGTAGCAGAATTCTTCAACAAGGACTAA
- a CDS encoding arsenate reductase family protein, giving the protein MRKVYYLSTCDTCKRIMSSLNLDGFEKQDIKTEAITSEQIEQMHALSGSYESLFSKVARKYRANGLHEKSLDEPQFKALILEEYTFLKRPVFIIDDQIFIGNSKKVVAQLQETLN; this is encoded by the coding sequence ATGCGCAAAGTTTACTACCTCTCCACCTGCGATACCTGCAAAAGAATAATGAGTAGCTTGAATCTTGATGGTTTCGAAAAACAAGACATCAAAACAGAAGCCATCACTAGCGAACAGATCGAGCAAATGCATGCACTTTCGGGTTCCTATGAAAGTTTGTTCAGTAAGGTGGCTAGAAAATATCGTGCCAACGGATTACATGAAAAGTCATTAGACGAGCCTCAATTCAAGGCGTTGATTTTGGAGGAGTATACTTTTCTAAAGCGTCCTGTTTTTATAATCGACGATCAAATCTTTATTGGTAACAGCAAAAAAGTTGTTGCCCAATTACAGGAAACTTTGAATTAG
- the rpe gene encoding ribulose-phosphate 3-epimerase: MSSPIIAPSVLAADFANLQQDVEMLNESQADWIHVDIMDGVFVPNISFGIPVCDAINQHAKKPLDVHLMIQKPEQYLKAFRDVGAANITVHYEATDHLHRALQEIKALDCRAGVAINPHTNVQLLEDTIADIDLVCIMSVNPGFGGQKFIENTYKKVRQLKEIIAENDANTLIEIDGGVNIRNAPLLMEAGADILVAGSFVFKSVDPQMTIEELKNI; the protein is encoded by the coding sequence ATGAGTTCTCCCATTATAGCCCCTTCAGTTCTAGCTGCAGATTTTGCTAACCTTCAACAAGACGTTGAAATGTTAAATGAAAGTCAGGCAGATTGGATTCATGTTGACATCATGGATGGCGTGTTTGTGCCTAATATCTCATTTGGAATTCCTGTTTGCGATGCTATTAATCAGCATGCGAAAAAACCACTTGATGTACATTTAATGATCCAAAAGCCGGAACAATACCTCAAGGCTTTTAGAGACGTTGGCGCAGCGAATATTACGGTTCATTATGAGGCTACCGATCATTTGCATAGAGCGCTACAAGAGATTAAAGCACTCGATTGTAGAGCAGGCGTGGCGATCAACCCACATACGAACGTTCAATTACTGGAAGATACTATAGCCGATATAGACTTGGTTTGTATCATGTCTGTGAATCCTGGATTTGGTGGTCAGAAGTTTATCGAGAATACCTACAAAAAAGTAAGACAGCTAAAGGAGATTATTGCTGAAAATGATGCCAATACGCTAATAGAAATCGACGGTGGCGTTAATATTCGCAATGCACCATTGCTGATGGAGGCAGGGGCGGATATATTGGTTGCTGGGAGCTTTGTCTTCAAGTCTGTTGATCCACAAATGACTATTGAAGAGCTCAAGAACATTTAA
- the gyrA gene encoding DNA gyrase subunit A has product MAEGDNETIIPINIEDEMRGAYIDYSMSVIISRALPDVRDGLKPVHRRVLYGMLDLGVNWNKSYKKSARIVGEVLGKYHPHGDSSVYDTMVRMAQEWSLRYPLVDGQGNFGSVDGDSPAAMRYTEARLRRIADELLTDINKDTVDFQFNFDDSLKEPTVLPAKLPNLLLNGSSGIAVGMATNMAPHNLSEVVDGINAYIDNKEIEIGELMQHITAPDFPTGGTIYGYTGVKSALETGRGRVVLRAKADIETTKTGREQIIVTEIPYQVNKASMIEKTAGLVNEKRIEGISDIRDESDRNGMRIVYELKKDAIGNVVLNNLFKYTQLQSSFSVNNVALVNGRPYTLNLKDLIKHFVDHRHEVVVRRTEYELKEAQKRAHILEGYLIALDNLDEVINLIRSSRDPEIAKAGLIENFKLSEIQAKAILEMRLQRLTGLEREKIQKEYDEIMQLIARLEEILAKEELRMGIIKDELIEIKDRYGDERRTDIIHSAEDFTTEDMIPNEEMVITISHQGYIKRTLLSEYRTQGRGGVGSKGAGSKEDDFTEYLFMGMTHNYLLIFTEFGKVFWKKVWELPEGSKTSKGRPVQNLINIEPGDKIRGVISVGDLKDEDYVNNNYVIMCTEKGTIKKTSLEAYSRPRTNGINAITINEGDRLLAVKLTNGDNHIIIGKRSGKVVHFHEDQTRAMGRTAAGVRGVRLEGNDDRVVGMVCVNREDANLLVVSEKGYGKRSAIEDYRITKRGGKGVKTINITEKTGNLVAIKEVVDTDDLMIINKSGITIRISVAGLRVMGRATQGVRVIRLNEGDEISSVEKIERIEGEEEELETPANTDDSGESSQEDKKED; this is encoded by the coding sequence ATGGCAGAAGGAGATAACGAAACAATCATCCCGATTAACATAGAAGATGAGATGCGTGGTGCATACATCGACTACTCTATGTCGGTGATTATTTCAAGAGCATTACCTGACGTTCGAGATGGCCTTAAACCCGTACACAGAAGGGTTTTATACGGTATGTTGGACCTTGGGGTAAACTGGAACAAATCATATAAAAAATCAGCTAGAATTGTAGGAGAGGTCTTGGGTAAATATCACCCACATGGAGACTCTTCCGTTTACGACACCATGGTGCGTATGGCCCAAGAATGGTCCCTTCGTTACCCACTAGTCGACGGACAAGGAAACTTTGGTTCTGTAGATGGTGATTCACCCGCCGCGATGCGTTATACCGAGGCGCGTTTACGTAGAATTGCCGATGAGTTACTAACGGACATTAACAAGGATACAGTTGACTTTCAATTCAACTTTGATGACTCCTTAAAAGAACCAACAGTACTACCTGCTAAGTTGCCAAACTTGTTATTAAACGGTAGTTCAGGAATTGCAGTAGGTATGGCCACAAATATGGCACCACATAACCTGAGCGAGGTAGTAGATGGGATCAATGCCTACATTGATAATAAAGAAATAGAGATAGGGGAGTTAATGCAGCACATTACTGCGCCTGATTTCCCTACTGGTGGAACTATTTATGGCTACACAGGTGTAAAATCTGCCTTGGAGACGGGTAGAGGTAGAGTAGTATTACGTGCTAAAGCAGATATTGAAACTACCAAAACCGGACGCGAGCAGATTATCGTAACCGAAATCCCTTACCAAGTGAACAAAGCCAGCATGATCGAGAAGACTGCTGGATTGGTAAATGAGAAAAGAATCGAAGGTATATCTGATATTAGAGATGAATCTGATAGAAATGGTATGCGCATTGTCTATGAGTTAAAGAAAGACGCCATAGGCAATGTAGTCTTAAACAATTTGTTTAAGTATACCCAGTTACAATCTTCATTTAGTGTAAATAATGTAGCCTTAGTAAATGGGAGGCCATATACGCTTAACCTCAAAGACCTCATTAAGCACTTTGTGGATCACAGGCATGAGGTAGTGGTGAGAAGAACAGAGTATGAGTTAAAAGAAGCTCAGAAACGTGCCCACATTTTGGAGGGTTATTTAATAGCCCTAGATAATCTAGATGAGGTAATTAACCTGATTAGAAGCTCAAGAGACCCTGAAATTGCCAAGGCAGGATTAATAGAGAACTTTAAGCTTTCTGAAATTCAAGCTAAAGCGATTCTGGAAATGAGACTCCAGAGACTGACAGGTCTTGAAAGAGAGAAAATCCAGAAAGAGTACGACGAGATCATGCAATTGATCGCCCGCTTGGAAGAAATTCTTGCAAAAGAAGAGCTCAGAATGGGAATCATCAAAGACGAATTGATCGAGATTAAAGATCGTTATGGTGATGAGAGAAGAACGGATATTATTCACTCTGCGGAAGACTTTACGACAGAGGACATGATTCCAAACGAGGAAATGGTCATCACTATTTCTCACCAAGGATATATCAAAAGAACATTACTATCAGAATACAGAACACAAGGTAGAGGTGGTGTTGGTTCGAAAGGAGCAGGCTCCAAAGAGGACGATTTCACAGAATACCTCTTTATGGGTATGACGCATAACTACCTGCTGATCTTTACAGAGTTTGGTAAAGTGTTCTGGAAAAAGGTTTGGGAGCTGCCGGAAGGCAGTAAAACTTCTAAAGGTAGACCAGTACAAAACCTTATCAACATTGAACCAGGTGATAAAATCCGTGGTGTAATTAGTGTTGGCGACTTGAAAGACGAAGATTACGTGAATAACAATTACGTAATTATGTGTACTGAAAAAGGTACCATTAAGAAAACAAGTCTTGAGGCATATTCTAGACCTAGAACGAACGGTATTAATGCAATCACCATTAACGAAGGCGATCGTTTATTGGCCGTTAAGCTCACCAATGGCGATAATCACATCATTATTGGTAAACGATCAGGTAAAGTAGTTCACTTCCATGAAGATCAAACTAGGGCCATGGGTAGAACAGCCGCTGGAGTAAGAGGAGTAAGGTTAGAGGGCAATGATGATAGAGTAGTTGGCATGGTATGTGTAAACAGGGAAGACGCTAACCTACTAGTAGTGTCCGAAAAGGGCTATGGAAAGCGCTCTGCCATAGAAGACTACCGAATTACCAAAAGAGGAGGTAAGGGAGTCAAAACCATTAACATTACTGAAAAAACTGGTAACTTGGTTGCCATTAAAGAAGTTGTCGATACCGATGACCTTATGATTATCAACAAATCTGGTATAACAATCAGAATTTCTGTTGCAGGATTAAGAGTTATGGGGCGTGCAACTCAAGGAGTCCGAGTGATTCGTTTAAACGAAGGAGATGAGATTTCATCTGTTGAGAAAATTGAGCGAATAGAAGGAGAAGAGGAAGAATTAGAGACTCCAGCTAATACCGATGATTCGGGTGAATCATCTCAAGAAGACAAAAAAGAAGATTAA
- a CDS encoding phosphoglycerate mutase family protein, which translates to MKRIILFSLLLVCSAQLVAQNEVTTFILIRHAEKSNDDPRDPNLSEEGVKRAQALKEMLREADIAALYSSPYKRTKSTVQPIAEAKGLTINTYDPRSAAFLEDIMKEHRGKTIVISGHSNTTPNVVNALIGKDQFKQLSESDYSKIFIVSVTEIGKGTATVLSY; encoded by the coding sequence ATGAAACGTATTATACTTTTTAGTCTTCTTCTTGTTTGTTCTGCTCAGTTAGTTGCACAAAATGAGGTAACCACTTTTATCCTGATTCGTCATGCTGAAAAATCTAATGATGATCCAAGAGATCCAAACTTATCTGAAGAAGGTGTGAAAAGGGCTCAGGCCTTAAAGGAAATGTTAAGGGAGGCTGATATTGCTGCTCTTTATTCTTCGCCATACAAAAGAACTAAAAGCACTGTCCAGCCGATTGCTGAAGCAAAGGGTCTAACGATTAACACTTACGACCCACGAAGTGCCGCTTTTTTGGAAGATATTATGAAAGAGCACCGAGGTAAAACGATCGTTATTTCTGGTCACTCAAATACTACTCCCAATGTGGTAAACGCTCTAATTGGTAAAGATCAGTTCAAACAATTATCAGAGAGCGATTACTCTAAAATCTTTATTGTAAGCGTGACGGAAATTGGAAAAGGTACTGCCACTGTACTTTCTTATTAG
- a CDS encoding DoxX family protein, with protein sequence MKVKKLERLKFASLLLIVGFYMFAGANHFISPEFYYPLIPDYLPWTKAINVISGLAEILLALGLLFKPTRKLSAMLIIAMLIAFLPAHVYFIELGGCVHEGLCVPAWVAWVRLLVIHPILIAWAWWHRK encoded by the coding sequence ATGAAGGTCAAAAAACTAGAACGTCTTAAATTTGCTTCATTACTCTTAATCGTAGGTTTTTACATGTTTGCTGGCGCCAATCATTTTATTAGTCCAGAGTTTTATTATCCTCTGATACCTGATTATTTGCCTTGGACAAAAGCCATTAATGTAATCAGTGGATTGGCTGAAATTCTTTTGGCCCTTGGATTGTTATTCAAGCCTACCCGAAAGCTTTCAGCGATGCTAATCATCGCCATGTTGATCGCTTTTCTACCAGCGCATGTTTACTTTATCGAATTAGGAGGATGCGTTCATGAAGGCTTATGTGTACCCGCATGGGTTGCTTGGGTTAGACTTTTAGTCATTCACCCTATTCTGATTGCTTGGGCATGGTGGCATCGGAAATAG
- a CDS encoding tetratricopeptide repeat protein produces MKKLVFTVALSILAMGVYAQKKVLKSAEKALRKGDYEQAATLAKQAADNAETQENPSVYTVLGKVSLQNYIAGGFDNIADAEESLKQFNKAIELSDEKNKAKLMENPIFNPLDPTKQIDGGEAYGLLEHHLTMESNKALDEENFEKAHPMLNLLYEMDPTQIERAFFAGYSAQNADLDEVALKFYKIVMNHEGEFDNKEYALKSVISMSAESKDYDTALAAIRKGKEAYPDDKWYSTNEVNLLLESDRIDEAISGLMDIVNAGGAAKENYYTLAFLMLNKDDFVQAEKYAKVALEMDPNYSEVFYVLGSAIYNQAADIMTNANTEIDDDAKYEALKNQALEKFKESMPMFQKMLELDGNDLYALRPLSTIYDQLKMTEKRDELLDKIDKLEGGN; encoded by the coding sequence ATGAAAAAGTTAGTATTTACCGTAGCACTATCAATTCTGGCAATGGGCGTTTATGCTCAGAAGAAAGTATTGAAAAGTGCAGAGAAAGCCTTGAGAAAAGGTGATTATGAACAAGCTGCGACCTTGGCTAAACAAGCCGCAGATAATGCAGAAACACAAGAAAATCCATCAGTATACACTGTATTGGGTAAAGTAAGCCTTCAAAATTACATCGCTGGTGGGTTTGATAACATTGCCGATGCTGAAGAAAGCTTAAAGCAATTCAACAAAGCGATTGAATTGTCTGACGAGAAAAACAAGGCTAAACTAATGGAGAACCCAATTTTTAATCCATTAGATCCAACAAAGCAAATTGATGGAGGAGAAGCTTACGGTTTGTTAGAGCACCATTTAACAATGGAAAGCAACAAAGCTCTCGACGAAGAGAATTTCGAGAAGGCACATCCGATGCTAAACTTGCTTTATGAAATGGACCCAACGCAAATTGAAAGAGCATTCTTTGCAGGATACTCTGCTCAAAACGCAGATCTCGATGAAGTTGCGTTGAAATTCTACAAGATTGTGATGAACCACGAAGGTGAGTTCGATAACAAAGAATATGCTTTAAAATCTGTGATCTCTATGTCTGCAGAAAGTAAAGACTATGATACTGCATTAGCCGCGATAAGAAAAGGTAAAGAGGCTTACCCAGATGATAAGTGGTACTCAACAAACGAAGTAAACCTATTATTGGAGTCAGATAGAATTGACGAAGCAATTTCAGGTTTAATGGATATTGTAAATGCTGGAGGAGCAGCGAAAGAGAATTACTACACCTTAGCATTCTTAATGCTGAATAAAGACGATTTTGTTCAAGCTGAGAAATATGCAAAAGTAGCCTTGGAAATGGATCCTAATTATTCTGAAGTATTCTACGTGTTAGGTTCTGCGATTTACAACCAAGCTGCTGATATCATGACGAACGCTAATACTGAAATTGATGATGACGCGAAATATGAAGCGTTGAAGAACCAAGCATTAGAGAAATTCAAAGAGTCAATGCCAATGTTCCAAAAGATGTTAGAGCTTGACGGTAATGATCTTTATGCATTAAGACCATTAAGTACTATCTACGACCAGTTAAAAATGACTGAGAAGAGAGATGAGTTACTTGACAAGATAGACAAATTAGAGGGCGGTAACTAA
- a CDS encoding S8 family serine peptidase, with protein MKRGTRLIICLLFLSTCLKGQDQYMVFFTDKANTNYSTNRPLEFLSQRAIDRRLKHNAAITSQDFPVNSSYVDQVGALGIETYYTSRWMNALLVQMEAVDVNNVMSLPFVESVEFVSPAAILSPPGEIEQTDDSPLPPPRVETLQYQMLGIDQMHTEGYMGSDVFVAIFDSGFNNYDNNPAFAHILAENRFIHTFNYVDNSIDVGNRFDHGLNVLSVLGADGEMIGAVPKASFMLAVTENEVSEYRIEEYNWLFAAEAADSIGVDIINTSLGYSEFDDASMDYTVSQMDGQTAVITRAANIAASKGILLVNSSGNQRNSPWGTITAPADSENVLAVGAINSIGVLAGFSSSGLGGGGTTKPDVVALGVNVEVTNPQGFLTVANGTSFSSPLVAGLATGLIEAFPEKTNIQLMDILRESGDRAKNPDDDYGFGIPLFERAVKIADESLIPIEEGIIAYPNPTDLPYFTLSFGEPFIGEEVGIEIYNSEGAKVEVYRIVPSLFNNKQEIDLSSIRPGLLVLRLTSSLGVITKKIIKRG; from the coding sequence ATGAAGAGGGGAACTAGACTAATCATATGCCTTTTATTCCTAAGTACATGTCTTAAAGGACAAGACCAGTATATGGTCTTTTTTACCGATAAAGCCAATACAAATTATTCCACAAATAGACCATTAGAATTCCTCTCCCAAAGAGCTATTGATAGGCGTTTAAAGCACAATGCCGCGATCACTTCGCAAGATTTCCCTGTAAACTCAAGCTATGTCGATCAAGTAGGAGCATTAGGCATTGAAACTTATTATACTTCTCGGTGGATGAATGCTTTGCTTGTCCAGATGGAAGCCGTAGATGTGAACAACGTCATGAGTTTACCATTTGTAGAAAGTGTAGAATTCGTATCGCCTGCAGCCATACTTTCTCCGCCGGGGGAAATAGAGCAAACCGATGATTCACCATTACCGCCACCACGAGTGGAGACCCTCCAATATCAAATGTTGGGCATAGATCAAATGCACACCGAAGGCTATATGGGTAGTGATGTGTTTGTAGCCATTTTCGATTCAGGATTCAATAACTACGATAACAATCCTGCCTTTGCTCATATTCTAGCTGAAAATCGCTTTATCCATACCTTTAACTATGTCGATAATAGTATTGATGTAGGTAATCGGTTTGATCATGGATTGAACGTGCTGTCCGTTTTGGGTGCAGACGGTGAAATGATCGGTGCCGTACCGAAGGCCAGTTTCATGCTGGCAGTAACCGAAAATGAAGTAAGTGAATACCGAATAGAGGAGTACAACTGGCTGTTTGCGGCAGAAGCGGCGGATAGCATCGGTGTAGATATCATTAACACTTCTTTGGGCTATAGTGAATTTGATGATGCCAGTATGGACTATACGGTTAGTCAAATGGATGGCCAAACGGCCGTGATTACTCGCGCAGCGAATATAGCAGCGAGCAAAGGTATACTTCTAGTAAATAGCTCGGGAAATCAGCGAAATAGCCCTTGGGGAACCATTACCGCCCCAGCAGACAGTGAAAATGTACTAGCAGTAGGAGCTATTAATAGTATTGGTGTACTGGCTGGCTTTAGTAGTTCTGGACTAGGAGGGGGCGGCACCACAAAACCAGATGTAGTAGCACTGGGGGTGAATGTTGAAGTGACTAACCCGCAAGGCTTTTTAACAGTCGCTAATGGCACGTCTTTTTCATCACCATTAGTAGCTGGCTTGGCCACGGGGTTAATTGAAGCATTCCCTGAGAAAACGAACATCCAGCTTATGGATATTTTACGAGAATCTGGAGATAGGGCTAAAAACCCAGATGACGACTATGGTTTTGGTATTCCGCTTTTCGAAAGAGCCGTAAAAATTGCTGACGAGTCACTTATTCCGATAGAAGAGGGGATTATCGCTTATCCCAACCCCACTGACCTTCCTTACTTTACACTAAGTTTTGGAGAACCCTTTATTGGAGAAGAGGTCGGCATAGAAATCTATAATAGCGAAGGCGCTAAAGTTGAAGTTTATCGAATTGTACCAAGTCTTTTCAACAACAAACAAGAAATTGACCTATCAAGCATTAGACCTGGTCTTTTAGTGCTTAGGCTAACATCTAGTCTTGGCGTCATCACTAAAAAGATCATTAAGCGAGGCTAA
- a CDS encoding DUF4168 domain-containing protein, with protein sequence MRRLTNTVLMTMLMSMMAFSTVSAQDFTDQEVKDYAIILMAQKSITEKISPLVNGYIAQQEGIDGKRYDALDKAAKGDVSKLPADASDLEKGFYGQMQKLVKARTKAAGTVVSNLAKYSLGAKQYNAIKKAYKSDSALKARVDGMMSSMSTEP encoded by the coding sequence ATGAGAAGATTAACGAATACCGTATTAATGACCATGTTGATGTCAATGATGGCTTTTAGTACAGTAAGTGCGCAGGATTTCACAGACCAAGAGGTAAAAGATTACGCTATTATTCTTATGGCCCAGAAGTCTATCACAGAAAAAATTAGCCCGCTAGTGAATGGTTACATTGCACAGCAAGAGGGTATCGATGGTAAAAGATATGACGCTTTAGACAAAGCTGCTAAAGGCGATGTTTCTAAATTACCAGCTGATGCCTCAGACCTAGAAAAAGGATTCTATGGTCAAATGCAAAAGCTTGTGAAAGCAAGAACTAAAGCAGCTGGTACAGTAGTAAGTAACCTCGCGAAGTATTCTTTAGGTGCTAAGCAGTACAATGCCATTAAGAAAGCTTACAAAAGCGACAGTGCATTAAAAGCAAGAGTAGACGGTATGATGTCGTCAATGTCAACAGAACCTTAA